From a region of the Flavobacterium branchiarum genome:
- a CDS encoding SGNH/GDSL hydrolase family protein: MIKNFKWLLLVSLAFVACNNDDEDTTPVEVPITPGSAVFTKYVALGDSFAAGYSDNALFAKGQQGSYANVLSQQFAPAGGGAFTTPLMQDNIGGLLLGGNVIQGPRLYFNGVGPVPVSGKPTTEVTNHLTGEFNNLGVPGAKSFHLLAAGYGNTAGVASGLANPYYSRFSSSTTATILGDAMAQKPTFFSLFIGGNDVLSYAISGGVGKNQKGNMNPATYGSNDITDPTLFANVYGSLVAGLTVGGAKGVVANLPNISTLPYFTTVPYNPASLTKTLADQLNAGYAVYNGGLKAMVTNKLLTEEEAARRTIKFVEGKNAVVIIDSYLTDLSGYGVPSYRQATKADFMVLTAMNFIGTLVGGDPTKVNGLSVPLADNWVLSKDEVAEVVLATNAYNDAIKAVADSKGLALVDTRAVMAQLSNGGVSFGNFNMTSAFVTGGAFSLDGIHPSARGYALIANIFVDAINAKYNSTLRHVDLANYPIQYPAVIK, from the coding sequence ATGATAAAAAATTTTAAATGGCTATTATTGGTTTCATTGGCCTTTGTAGCATGTAATAATGATGATGAAGATACAACACCTGTTGAAGTTCCAATTACGCCTGGTTCGGCAGTGTTTACAAAATATGTTGCTTTGGGAGATTCATTTGCTGCAGGATATAGTGATAATGCTTTGTTTGCAAAAGGGCAGCAAGGCTCTTATGCTAATGTGTTGTCACAACAGTTTGCTCCTGCGGGAGGTGGAGCTTTTACTACGCCATTAATGCAGGATAATATTGGTGGTCTATTGTTGGGAGGTAATGTGATTCAAGGACCTCGACTTTATTTTAATGGAGTTGGGCCAGTTCCTGTAAGTGGAAAGCCAACAACAGAGGTGACGAATCATTTAACTGGGGAATTTAACAATTTAGGAGTACCTGGGGCAAAAAGTTTTCATCTTTTAGCAGCTGGTTATGGTAATACTGCAGGAGTAGCATCGGGATTGGCAAATCCTTATTATTCTCGATTTTCAAGTTCGACTACAGCTACTATTTTGGGAGATGCGATGGCGCAAAAGCCAACTTTTTTCTCTTTATTTATTGGGGGAAATGATGTTTTGAGTTATGCAATATCTGGAGGAGTAGGAAAAAATCAAAAAGGGAATATGAATCCAGCAACATATGGAAGTAATGATATTACAGATCCAACATTATTTGCTAATGTTTACGGTTCTTTAGTGGCTGGTTTAACAGTAGGTGGAGCTAAAGGAGTAGTGGCAAACTTACCAAATATAAGTACGTTACCTTATTTTACAACGGTTCCTTATAATCCAGCGTCGCTAACAAAAACGTTGGCAGATCAATTAAATGCAGGATATGCTGTTTATAATGGAGGATTGAAAGCTATGGTTACTAATAAATTATTGACAGAAGAAGAGGCAGCTCGCAGAACGATAAAATTTGTGGAAGGAAAAAATGCCGTAGTTATTATTGATAGCTATCTTACAGATCTTTCGGGGTATGGGGTGCCATCTTACAGGCAAGCTACAAAAGCCGATTTTATGGTGCTTACGGCTATGAATTTTATAGGTACTCTTGTTGGTGGAGATCCAACAAAGGTAAATGGACTATCGGTTCCTTTGGCAGATAATTGGGTTTTGTCAAAAGATGAAGTTGCAGAGGTGGTTTTGGCTACCAATGCTTATAATGACGCTATAAAAGCAGTTGCAGACTCAAAAGGGCTTGCATTGGTAGATACAAGAGCGGTTATGGCGCAATTATCTAATGGAGGTGTTAGTTTTGGAAATTTTAATATGACTTCAGCTTTTGTAACAGGAGGAGCTTTCTCTCTTGATGGTATTCATCCAAGTGCTAGAGGATATGCTTTAATAGCAAATATTTTTGTAGATGCTATTAATGCAAAATATAATTCTACATTGCGACATGTTGATTTGGCAAATTATCCAATTCAATATCCAGCAGTTATAAAATAA
- the glmS gene encoding glutamine--fructose-6-phosphate transaminase (isomerizing), with translation MCGIVGYIGYREAYPIVIKGLKRLEYRGYDSAGVMLYDGEAIKLCKTKGKVSDLEAKASEGFTTNGSIGIGHTRWATHGVPNDVNSHPHLSNSGDLAIIHNGIIENYAPLKEELKKRGYVFHSDTDTEVLVNLIEEVQKQEGLKLGKAVQVALNQVVGAYAIAVFDRKNPNEIVAARLGSPLAIGVGEGEYFVASDASPFIEYTSNAVYLEDGEMANIRLHKPIKIRKIKDDSLVDPYIQQLQMNLEQIEKGGYDHFMLKEIYEQPSVIKDTYRGRLHANEGIVQLAGVEDNLEKFLNADRIIIVACGTSWHAGLVAEYIFEEFSRIPVEVEYASEFRYRNPIINKTDVVIAISQSGETADTMAAIKLAKEHGAFVFGVCNVVGSSISRETHAGAYTHAGPEIGVASTKAFTTQITVLTMIALRLAKAKGTLSTPDFHRYLQELELIPDKVKEVLETNDVAKEIAAAFKDSPNCLYLGRGYNFPVALEGALKLKEISYIHAEGYPAAEMKHGPIALIDEHMPVIVIAPKQGHYDKIVSNIQEIKSRSGRIVAVVTKGDTQVRELADYVIEIPETSDALSPLITTIPLQLLSYHIAVMRGCNVDQPRNLAKSVTVE, from the coding sequence ATGTGTGGAATTGTTGGATATATTGGATATAGAGAGGCATATCCTATTGTAATTAAAGGACTAAAAAGACTCGAATATAGAGGTTATGATAGTGCTGGAGTTATGTTATATGATGGAGAGGCAATTAAACTTTGTAAAACAAAAGGTAAGGTTTCAGATCTTGAAGCTAAAGCCAGTGAAGGGTTTACAACAAACGGAAGTATAGGTATTGGTCATACGCGTTGGGCAACCCATGGTGTTCCTAATGATGTGAACTCGCATCCTCACTTGTCTAATTCTGGAGACTTGGCAATAATACATAATGGTATTATTGAGAACTATGCTCCATTAAAAGAAGAATTAAAGAAAAGAGGATACGTTTTTCATTCAGATACAGATACAGAGGTATTGGTGAATTTGATTGAAGAAGTTCAAAAACAAGAAGGTCTTAAATTAGGTAAGGCAGTTCAGGTAGCATTAAATCAAGTTGTAGGTGCTTATGCTATTGCAGTATTTGATAGAAAGAATCCTAATGAAATTGTTGCGGCTAGATTAGGTAGTCCATTGGCAATTGGAGTGGGTGAAGGTGAATATTTTGTTGCATCAGATGCTTCGCCTTTTATCGAGTATACTTCAAATGCTGTTTATCTTGAAGATGGAGAAATGGCTAATATTAGATTACATAAGCCAATTAAAATTAGAAAGATTAAAGATGATTCATTAGTTGATCCTTATATTCAACAACTTCAAATGAATTTGGAGCAAATTGAAAAAGGAGGTTATGATCATTTCATGCTTAAAGAAATATACGAGCAACCTAGTGTTATAAAAGATACGTACAGAGGAAGACTTCATGCAAATGAAGGAATTGTTCAGTTAGCAGGAGTTGAGGATAATTTAGAAAAATTTCTAAACGCCGATAGAATAATTATTGTTGCTTGTGGTACATCATGGCACGCTGGTTTAGTTGCAGAATACATCTTTGAGGAATTTTCCCGAATTCCTGTAGAGGTTGAATATGCATCTGAATTCAGATACCGTAATCCTATCATCAATAAAACTGATGTTGTTATTGCTATTTCTCAATCTGGAGAAACTGCAGATACCATGGCAGCTATTAAATTGGCAAAAGAACACGGAGCATTTGTGTTTGGTGTTTGTAATGTTGTAGGTTCATCTATTTCAAGAGAGACACATGCAGGTGCTTATACACATGCAGGTCCAGAAATTGGTGTTGCATCTACAAAAGCATTTACAACTCAAATTACTGTATTAACGATGATTGCTTTGCGTTTAGCAAAAGCAAAAGGAACATTGTCTACTCCAGATTTTCATAGATATTTACAAGAACTTGAGCTTATTCCAGATAAGGTAAAAGAAGTTTTGGAAACAAACGATGTTGCTAAAGAAATTGCGGCTGCATTTAAAGACTCTCCTAACTGTTTGTACTTAGGAAGAGGTTATAATTTTCCAGTAGCGCTTGAAGGAGCTTTAAAACTTAAAGAGATTTCATATATTCACGCAGAGGGTTATCCTGCAGCAGAAATGAAGCATGGACCAATTGCTCTTATTGATGAGCATATGCCAGTAATTGTAATTGCTCCTAAGCAAGGACATTACGATAAAATTGTAAGTAATATTCAGGAAATAAAATCTAGAAGTGGAAGAATTGTTGCTGTTGTAACAAAAGGAGATACACAAGTACGTGAATTAGCGGACTATGTGATTGAAATTCCTGAAACTTCAGATGCTTTATCTCCATTAATTACTACAATTCCATTACAATTGTTATCTTATCATATAGCTGTTATGAGAGGTTGTAATGTTGACCAACCAAGAAACTTGGCCAAGTCGGTTACTGTAGAATAA
- the panC gene encoding pantoate--beta-alanine ligase, producing the protein MFALNFNNTTMHIFNGKVALIAYLKTIKTENSSVGFVPTMGALHQGHLALMQRSLNENDNTVVSIFVNPTQFNNQEDLAKYPRTLDEDVRKISGLSDKIILYAPTVEDIYEGHTVSQSFDFDGLENQMEGKFRPGHFNGVGTIVKRLFEIIAPTNAYFGEKDFQQLQIVKKMVEKNHLPVNVVGCPIFREPNQLAMSSRNERLTNEQRQEAAMIYKILTEAKEIFQTKSPEETIEFVENSFKNNDNFELEYFVIADESTLLPIDHKSKDKNYRAFIAVFVNSIRLIDTISLN; encoded by the coding sequence ATGTTTGCATTAAATTTTAATAATACCACCATGCATATTTTCAACGGTAAAGTTGCTTTAATAGCCTATTTAAAAACTATTAAAACCGAAAATTCAAGTGTTGGTTTCGTACCAACCATGGGCGCTTTACACCAAGGTCACCTCGCATTAATGCAACGATCATTAAACGAAAATGATAACACAGTTGTAAGTATTTTCGTGAATCCAACACAGTTTAACAACCAAGAAGATTTAGCAAAATACCCCCGAACTCTAGATGAAGATGTAAGAAAAATTAGCGGTCTAAGCGATAAGATAATTTTATACGCTCCAACTGTCGAAGATATCTACGAAGGGCATACCGTTTCTCAATCTTTTGACTTTGACGGACTAGAAAATCAGATGGAAGGAAAATTTAGACCCGGCCATTTTAACGGCGTTGGTACTATCGTAAAACGTCTATTCGAGATCATCGCTCCCACAAATGCTTATTTTGGAGAAAAAGATTTTCAACAATTACAGATTGTAAAGAAAATGGTCGAAAAAAACCATCTTCCTGTAAATGTTGTTGGATGTCCAATTTTTAGAGAACCAAACCAATTGGCAATGAGCTCTAGAAACGAACGCTTGACTAACGAGCAACGTCAGGAAGCAGCGATGATTTACAAGATTCTAACAGAAGCTAAAGAAATCTTTCAAACAAAAAGCCCCGAAGAAACAATTGAATTTGTAGAAAATTCATTCAAAAACAACGACAACTTCGAACTTGAATATTTCGTAATTGCTGATGAATCAACATTATTACCTATCGATCACAAAAGTAAAGACAAAAATTACCGCGCATTTATAGCAGTATTTGTTAATTCTATTAGGTTGATCGATACTATTTCATTAAATTAA
- the panD gene encoding aspartate 1-decarboxylase — MQIQVVKSKIHRVKVTGADLNYIGSITIDEALLDASNMIEGEKVAIVNINNGERFETYAIKGERNSGEITLNGPAARKVQKDDIIIIISYATLEFEEAKTFKPWIVFPNENDNSLT; from the coding sequence ATGCAAATTCAAGTAGTAAAATCAAAAATACACCGCGTTAAAGTAACTGGAGCCGATCTTAATTATATTGGCAGCATTACTATTGACGAAGCATTACTAGATGCCTCTAACATGATTGAAGGTGAAAAAGTAGCAATTGTCAACATCAATAATGGAGAACGTTTTGAAACGTATGCCATTAAAGGAGAACGAAATTCAGGCGAAATAACCCTTAATGGTCCTGCAGCAAGAAAAGTTCAAAAGGATGACATCATCATCATTATTTCTTACGCAACATTAGAGTTTGAAGAAGCAAAAACCTTCAAGCCATGGATTGTTTTCCCTAATGAAAACGACAATTCGTTAACATAA
- a CDS encoding alpha/beta hydrolase — MKKVYLLLLFISITVFAQRKTETINSVPLGETRTITVELPASYEANKTRKYPVLYLFDGEYLLDPFSGALKYGTYWDDLPETIIVAIHQNKDDEREDDSTFDGINGLPFEKGAKFFEFVAGEVIPKIEKKYRTAPFRIIAGHGVTAGYLNFFLYKEVPLFNAYISMSPELATQMEVRVPEKFAKLKTPLFYYLSVADGDINKTKDPIQKLDQNIKIANNPLINYKYDLFKNTTYYSAVLYAIPNALNQIFEAYKPINITDYNEKIVVLKSGYVDYLRDKYDIITKTLGVEMPVRMNDYIAVETAILKNNAYDELGILAEIANTSYPKAMLGEYAIGLMYEKMGDPKRASKKYQNASQMEPIGKLNKDLMYDKIDEMNDLIKKK, encoded by the coding sequence ATGAAAAAGGTTTACCTACTATTATTATTTATTTCTATTACCGTTTTTGCTCAAAGAAAAACAGAAACGATTAACTCAGTACCACTCGGAGAAACAAGAACGATTACTGTTGAATTACCTGCTTCTTACGAAGCTAATAAAACTCGGAAATATCCAGTGCTTTATTTATTCGACGGAGAGTATCTTCTCGATCCATTTAGTGGTGCTTTAAAATATGGTACTTATTGGGATGACCTTCCAGAAACTATAATTGTTGCTATTCATCAAAACAAAGACGATGAGCGTGAAGATGATTCAACTTTTGACGGAATTAATGGTTTGCCTTTTGAAAAAGGAGCTAAATTTTTTGAATTTGTGGCTGGAGAAGTAATTCCTAAAATTGAAAAAAAATATCGTACTGCGCCGTTCCGAATTATTGCAGGACATGGAGTAACTGCTGGTTATTTGAATTTTTTCTTATACAAAGAAGTACCTCTCTTTAATGCATATATTTCTATGAGTCCTGAGCTTGCTACACAAATGGAAGTTCGTGTTCCTGAGAAATTTGCTAAATTAAAAACACCGCTGTTTTATTATTTATCTGTGGCCGATGGTGACATTAACAAAACCAAAGACCCAATTCAAAAACTAGATCAAAACATTAAAATAGCAAACAACCCTTTGATAAATTATAAATATGATTTATTCAAAAACACCACTTATTATTCTGCTGTTTTATACGCAATACCAAATGCTTTAAACCAAATTTTTGAAGCCTACAAGCCGATAAATATAACTGATTATAACGAAAAGATTGTTGTTCTAAAATCTGGTTACGTTGATTATCTAAGAGATAAATACGATATAATCACAAAAACGTTAGGTGTTGAAATGCCTGTTAGAATGAATGACTATATCGCTGTTGAAACTGCTATTTTAAAAAACAATGCCTACGACGAATTAGGTATATTAGCTGAAATTGCTAACACAAGTTACCCTAAAGCAATGTTAGGAGAATATGCAATAGGACTGATGTACGAAAAAATGGGAGACCCAAAAAGAGCTTCCAAAAAATACCAAAACGCTTCTCAAATGGAACCTATTGGTAAATTGAATAAAGATTTGATGTACGATAAAATAGATGAAATGAATGATCTTATCAAAAAGAAATAA
- a CDS encoding DUF4270 domain-containing protein gives MQNTSFFRKILLVSSVVFLYSCDKDFNAIGDDLIGGNHFDLLISDSEVIAYNQKLGPVQSNNLSSNQLGVFVNSAFSTTTASFVTQVTLATVKPTIGESPTVESVELEIPYYSHIDKVENGKNIYVLDSIYGPIDGKINLSIYQSGYYMPNLDPDDNFVSSKLFFTDDNSLFDAAKVGGRLNNGTDENNIGFGFSAEEITEPIKDDAGKETVAKRIPAMKLKLETAAFQKLLDNPSKLVTNDVFKEFFRGLYFKVESNGGASRMATIDFKKGKITIKYKAKTEITTDDDSIKEDKTLVLNLSDNSAKLLQETNINPSYSTAIGAPKVNGDERLYLKGGQGSMAILELFGRTDVIGYDEKGNLKEGPNGVPDELDRLRNPADGKKLLINEANLVFHVDSDAMKNVSSEPNRIFLYDFNNSRPIVDYYNDGTPSATDDAKKIKQVFNGILNVDPVTKKGATYKIRLTNHIRNLINSKDSTNVRMGIVVTEDISVVATNKLRTPAVPVKGDPFSKVPRASVMSPLGTVIHGGNSSDVNKRLKLQIYYTKPN, from the coding sequence ATGCAGAATACTTCTTTTTTTAGGAAAATACTTTTAGTATCAAGCGTTGTCTTTTTATATTCTTGCGACAAGGATTTTAATGCTATAGGCGATGATTTAATTGGTGGTAACCATTTTGATTTGTTAATAAGTGACTCAGAGGTGATAGCTTATAACCAAAAGCTAGGACCAGTACAATCAAATAATTTAAGTTCGAATCAATTAGGGGTTTTTGTTAATTCTGCATTTAGTACAACAACGGCTAGTTTTGTTACGCAGGTGACATTGGCGACGGTTAAGCCTACAATTGGAGAAAGCCCTACTGTAGAAAGTGTTGAACTTGAAATCCCGTATTATAGTCACATAGATAAAGTTGAAAACGGAAAAAATATATACGTTTTAGATTCAATTTACGGGCCTATTGATGGTAAAATAAATCTTAGTATTTATCAATCTGGGTATTATATGCCTAATTTGGACCCAGATGATAACTTTGTAAGTTCAAAGTTATTTTTTACGGATGATAATTCTCTTTTTGATGCTGCAAAAGTAGGTGGGCGTTTAAATAATGGTACTGATGAAAATAATATTGGATTTGGATTCAGTGCTGAAGAGATTACTGAACCAATTAAAGATGATGCAGGAAAAGAAACGGTAGCCAAAAGAATACCCGCAATGAAATTGAAGTTGGAGACAGCTGCTTTTCAAAAATTGCTTGATAATCCATCGAAGTTGGTTACAAATGATGTTTTTAAAGAATTTTTTAGAGGGTTGTACTTTAAGGTAGAAAGTAATGGTGGTGCAAGTAGAATGGCAACTATTGACTTTAAAAAAGGAAAGATTACTATTAAGTATAAAGCAAAAACAGAAATAACAACAGATGATGACTCAATTAAAGAAGATAAAACTTTAGTTCTTAATTTAAGTGATAATTCGGCAAAGTTGCTACAAGAAACGAATATTAACCCAAGTTATAGTACGGCTATAGGGGCTCCGAAAGTAAATGGTGATGAGAGGTTGTATTTAAAAGGTGGTCAAGGTTCAATGGCGATATTAGAGCTTTTTGGTAGAACCGATGTTATTGGATATGATGAAAAAGGGAATTTAAAGGAAGGCCCAAATGGTGTTCCAGATGAATTGGATAGATTAAGAAATCCAGCAGATGGAAAAAAATTGTTAATTAACGAGGCTAATTTGGTTTTTCATGTTGATTCAGATGCTATGAAGAATGTTTCTTCAGAGCCTAATAGAATCTTCTTGTATGATTTTAATAATAGTAGACCTATTGTAGATTATTATAATGATGGAACTCCAAGTGCTACGGACGATGCAAAAAAAATTAAGCAAGTTTTTAACGGTATATTGAATGTTGATCCAGTTACCAAAAAAGGGGCAACATATAAAATTCGACTAACAAACCACATTAGAAATTTAATTAACAGTAAAGATTCAACTAATGTGAGAATGGGGATTGTTGTGACAGAGGATATTTCTGTTGTTGCTACTAACAAGTTGAGAACGCCGGCTGTACCAGTAAAAGGAGATCCATTTAGTAAAGTGCCAAGAGCATCAGTGATGAGTCCTTTGGGAACAGTAATTCATGGAGGAAATTCTTCTGATGTGAATAAGAGATTAAAACTACAGATTTACTACACGAAACCAAATTAA
- a CDS encoding glycogen/starch synthase, protein MKDKRILYVSSEVVPYLAENEVSLMSYDVPKMINDQGGQIRIFMPRYGNINERRHQLHEVIRLSGMNLVVNDLDMPLIIKVASIPKERIQVYFIDNDEYFKRKATFTDEEGVMYPDNDERAIFFAKGVVETVKKLNWVPDIIHVHGWMAAMLPIYMKHYYKHEALFSETKIVTSVYTQSFNETLDPEMIKKVKFDGVPHEAVSDLEIPNYENILKASILHSDGVIIASNNLSSSLTKFIESSGKPFLPFVPKDAFAEAYTNFYKNEVL, encoded by the coding sequence ATGAAAGATAAGAGGATATTGTATGTATCATCTGAAGTTGTGCCTTATTTAGCTGAAAATGAGGTTTCTTTAATGTCTTATGATGTGCCAAAGATGATTAACGATCAAGGCGGGCAGATAAGAATTTTTATGCCAAGATATGGGAATATCAATGAAAGAAGACACCAGTTACACGAAGTTATTAGACTTTCTGGGATGAATTTGGTAGTGAACGACTTGGATATGCCATTGATTATTAAGGTAGCATCTATTCCTAAGGAAAGAATTCAGGTTTATTTTATAGATAACGATGAGTATTTTAAAAGAAAAGCCACTTTTACAGATGAAGAAGGTGTAATGTACCCCGATAATGACGAAAGAGCAATTTTCTTTGCTAAAGGAGTTGTTGAAACTGTTAAGAAGTTAAACTGGGTTCCAGATATCATACATGTACATGGATGGATGGCAGCAATGTTACCAATCTATATGAAACATTATTATAAACACGAAGCTTTGTTTTCTGAAACAAAAATTGTTACTTCTGTTTACACGCAATCGTTTAATGAGACATTAGATCCAGAAATGATTAAAAAGGTAAAATTTGATGGAGTTCCACATGAAGCTGTTTCAGATTTAGAAATTCCAAATTACGAAAACATCTTAAAAGCGAGTATTCTTCATTCAGATGGAGTAATAATTGCCTCAAACAATCTGTCTTCAAGTTTAACAAAATTTATAGAATCTTCGGGAAAACCTTTTTTACCTTTCGTCCCAAAAGATGCATTCGCAGAGGCGTATACAAATTTTTATAAAAACGAGGTTCTTTAA
- a CDS encoding TonB-dependent receptor: MRMYLLILSLFFCGVSFAQSTISGSVIDNKKQAIPGANINIVGESSGASTDFDGSFVLKSSKALPLTIRITIVGYETKNVNVTSATQKIIVALVEEQTMLNEIVVSASRTPERVIESPVTIERMGIQDVKNTTAPSFYEGLENLKEVVFNTSSISFKSVNTRGFATVANTRFMQLVDGMDNSSPALNFVLGNLIGLNDLDVASVELLPGASSALYGANAFNGILFMNSKSPFTYQGVSTYFKYGQTSQDVAGTNDYVDLGFRAATAFTKHFAVKANFNFVRATEWIADDLRSLTGGSIGHANNQNYDGLNIYGDEVTTFLPNVGQVSRTGYHEKDLNNNKSESVKADFAMHLKPWENETEFIFQYKLGIGSTIYQGANRYSLKNFFMGQTKLEVKGKNFFARVYMTNENAGDSYDMRFAGWNVNRAAKSDTNWFTDYARSFQLSSAVLGLNANDAANYARSFADYNVSPGLGLTPNIDPANPTAPRSARFEPGSPQFVQAFTDVINNPNLKEGAKFIDHSKLYHSDVNYNFKDLVKFAEIQVGGSWRQYVMNSEGTIFTDYDGPLKYKEYGAYTQVAKKWMDDRLKFTGSIRYDKSQNFKGNVSPRIAFVYSAGASKVHNFRLSYQTGFRNPTTQDQYIGLDLGPFALIGSAPENLDRFTEVREVSLAGQAANNPATVTMNGHKAYENAYTVASVQAFGASGNTADLQVANIGLVKPEEVQAFEIGYRSVVRDFSIDVNAYYNIYDNFMNTARVISPYYGTVGTNFTDADVAKSAQALAFGDRRVYQVYTNTTAQVASFGVGVGLSKKVYKDFEVGVNYNYSQLDFDQSKDPGFVAGFNTPKHRIKGSLGNAKLFKNFGFNMNVRWNSEYLWEASFADGMIPENTVFDAQINYAFPKLKSVIKVGATNLFGKDYLQVIGAGLIGQQWFASWTINP, translated from the coding sequence ATGAGAATGTATTTACTTATTTTATCATTGTTCTTTTGCGGGGTATCCTTTGCGCAGAGTACAATTTCAGGTTCCGTTATTGATAACAAAAAACAGGCAATTCCTGGGGCCAACATTAATATTGTTGGAGAGAGCAGTGGTGCGTCTACTGACTTCGACGGTTCGTTTGTTTTAAAGTCATCTAAAGCGCTACCGCTTACTATTAGAATTACAATAGTTGGATACGAAACAAAGAATGTCAATGTTACTTCGGCTACACAAAAAATTATTGTGGCGCTAGTTGAGGAGCAAACAATGTTGAATGAAATTGTGGTTTCGGCTTCGAGAACTCCAGAAAGAGTAATTGAGTCGCCGGTTACAATTGAGAGAATGGGTATTCAAGATGTAAAAAACACTACAGCTCCATCTTTTTACGAAGGTTTGGAAAATCTAAAAGAAGTTGTTTTTAATACAAGTAGTATATCTTTTAAATCAGTAAACACAAGAGGTTTTGCTACAGTTGCAAATACTCGTTTTATGCAATTGGTAGATGGTATGGATAATTCATCTCCAGCATTGAATTTTGTATTAGGAAATCTAATTGGTTTAAATGATTTAGATGTTGCTAGTGTTGAACTTTTGCCTGGAGCATCATCTGCGCTTTATGGTGCAAATGCCTTTAATGGTATTTTGTTTATGAATAGTAAAAGTCCGTTTACTTATCAAGGTGTTAGTACGTATTTTAAATATGGACAAACCTCACAAGATGTGGCAGGAACTAATGATTATGTAGATCTTGGTTTTAGAGCCGCTACTGCATTTACCAAACACTTTGCTGTTAAAGCAAATTTTAATTTTGTTAGAGCAACCGAGTGGATTGCCGATGATTTAAGAAGTTTGACTGGGGGTTCTATAGGACATGCTAATAATCAAAATTATGATGGATTAAATATTTATGGTGACGAGGTTACTACTTTTCTTCCAAACGTTGGGCAGGTAAGTAGAACTGGGTATCATGAAAAAGATTTGAATAATAATAAATCAGAAAGTGTAAAGGCAGATTTTGCGATGCATCTTAAACCTTGGGAAAATGAGACTGAATTTATATTTCAATACAAATTAGGAATTGGTAGTACTATTTATCAAGGAGCCAATAGGTATTCTTTAAAGAACTTCTTTATGGGCCAAACCAAATTAGAGGTAAAAGGAAAAAACTTTTTCGCTAGAGTTTATATGACTAATGAAAATGCTGGAGATTCATACGACATGCGTTTTGCTGGTTGGAACGTCAATAGAGCTGCTAAATCAGATACGAACTGGTTTACAGATTATGCAAGGTCATTTCAATTGTCTTCTGCAGTATTGGGACTTAATGCAAATGATGCAGCAAACTATGCTAGAAGTTTTGCAGATTACAATGTTTCGCCAGGTTTGGGCTTAACACCAAATATTGATCCAGCTAATCCTACTGCTCCAAGATCAGCTCGATTTGAACCTGGTTCTCCACAATTTGTACAAGCTTTTACAGATGTTATTAATAATCCAAATCTAAAAGAAGGAGCTAAGTTTATAGATCATTCTAAATTATATCATTCTGATGTGAATTATAATTTTAAAGACCTTGTTAAGTTTGCTGAAATTCAAGTAGGAGGTTCTTGGAGACAATATGTAATGAACTCTGAAGGAACAATTTTTACAGATTATGACGGTCCGTTAAAATATAAAGAATACGGAGCTTATACGCAGGTTGCTAAAAAATGGATGGACGATAGATTGAAATTTACAGGGTCTATTCGCTATGATAAAAGTCAAAACTTTAAAGGTAATGTATCACCAAGAATTGCTTTTGTTTATTCTGCAGGAGCAAGTAAAGTGCATAATTTTAGACTTTCATATCAAACAGGATTTAGAAATCCTACAACTCAAGATCAATACATTGGTTTAGATTTAGGTCCGTTTGCATTAATTGGTTCTGCTCCAGAAAATTTAGATCGTTTTACTGAGGTTAGAGAAGTGAGTTTGGCGGGTCAAGCGGCAAATAATCCAGCTACGGTAACAATGAATGGGCATAAGGCTTACGAAAATGCATATACAGTGGCTTCTGTGCAGGCATTTGGAGCATCTGGAAACACTGCAGACCTTCAAGTGGCTAATATTGGATTAGTAAAACCGGAAGAAGTGCAAGCTTTTGAAATAGGATATCGTTCTGTGGTAAGAGATTTCTCGATTGATGTTAATGCGTATTACAATATTTATGATAATTTCATGAATACGGCTCGAGTAATTAGCCCGTATTACGGAACTGTGGGTACAAATTTTACAGATGCAGACGTAGCAAAAAGTGCTCAGGCATTAGCGTTTGGAGACAGAAGGGTTTATCAGGTTTATACTAATACAACTGCTCAAGTTGCTTCATTTGGAGTAGGTGTTGGTTTGTCTAAAAAAGTATATAAAGATTTTGAAGTAGGAGTGAACTATAATTATTCACAATTAGATTTTGATCAGTCAAAAGATCCAGGTTTTGTAGCAGGTTTCAATACTCCAAAACATAGAATTAAAGGTTCGTTGGGGAATGCTAAATTGTTTAAAAATTTTGGATTCAATATGAATGTAAGATGGAATAGTGAATATTTATGGGAGGCTTCTTTTGCTGATGGAATGATTCCTGAGAATACGGTTTTTGATGCTCAAATAAATTACGCATTTCCTAAATTGAAATCGGTTATAAAAGTGGGGGCTACAAATCTTTTTGGAAAAGATTATCTACAGGTTATAGGAGCAGGTTTAATAGGGCAACAATGGTTTGCTTCATGGACAATTAACCCATAA